From one Terriglobia bacterium genomic stretch:
- a CDS encoding HigA family addiction module antidote protein, producing the protein MPMKNPPHPGGVVFRQCIEPLGLTITDAAAALGVTRTTLSELVNGKRGISPEMAVRLSQVFGGSAESWLTQQAHYELTHVRADRIKLKRLETV; encoded by the coding sequence ATGCCGATGAAGAATCCGCCACATCCCGGAGGCGTTGTATTTCGCCAGTGCATCGAGCCTTTGGGCTTGACCATCACGGACGCCGCCGCCGCCCTGGGAGTGACCCGGACAACCCTGTCAGAACTGGTGAACGGGAAGCGCGGGATTTCTCCCGAAATGGCCGTGAGACTGTCGCAGGTCTTCGGCGGCAGCGCCGAAAGCTGGCTCACCCAGCAGGCGCATTACGAGCTTACGCATGTCCGCGCCGACCGAATCAAGCTGAAGCGGCTCGAAACCGTTTAA
- a CDS encoding YifB family Mg chelatase-like AAA ATPase, which yields MLYKTLSAAVYGIDASIIEVEVDVSGIRCEKDNFMTVGLPDAAVRESRERIRSALRNCGYDIPPTHITVNLAPADIKKEGSGYDLPMALGILGAYGGISRKEVPDYVFVGELSLDGGVRGIRGALPIAVAARAGKIPNLIVPVINAKEAAVVSGVNVYPVTSLVEVVHMLNGGNSIAPIHVDADALLSEAQQFTVDFKDVRGQYTAKRALEVACAGGHNILMIGPPGSGKTMLAKRMPTILPPLTFDEALETTKIHSVAGVLDAKAGLVGTRPFRAPHHTISDAGLIGGGVVPRPGEVSLAHHGVLFLDELPEFPRNVLEVMRQPLEDGTVCIARASMSLTFPARFMLAAAMNPCPCGYFNDRSRECHCTQPMIQRYVAKISGPLLDRIDIHIDVPAVNYKELRSAASPETSAHIRERVVRAREVQLRRFAAARPRIFCNAQMQTGQIRTHCELSPDCERLLERAINQQGLSARAHDRILKVARTIADLEGAAQLDSKHIAEAIQYRTLDRNYWA from the coding sequence ATGCTTTACAAGACCCTCAGCGCCGCGGTCTACGGCATTGACGCCAGCATCATCGAGGTCGAGGTTGACGTTTCCGGCATCCGCTGTGAGAAAGACAATTTCATGACCGTCGGCCTGCCCGACGCGGCGGTGCGCGAGAGCCGCGAGCGCATCCGCTCCGCGCTGCGCAACTGCGGATACGACATCCCGCCCACCCACATCACGGTCAACCTCGCCCCCGCCGACATAAAGAAGGAGGGCTCGGGCTACGATCTCCCCATGGCGCTCGGCATCCTGGGCGCCTATGGCGGAATCTCGCGCAAGGAAGTGCCGGACTATGTTTTTGTCGGCGAACTTTCGCTCGATGGCGGGGTGCGCGGCATCCGCGGCGCGCTGCCCATTGCCGTCGCCGCCCGCGCCGGCAAGATCCCCAACCTGATCGTCCCGGTCATCAACGCCAAGGAAGCCGCCGTGGTCAGCGGCGTGAATGTCTACCCGGTCACCTCGCTGGTGGAGGTGGTCCACATGCTGAACGGGGGTAACAGTATCGCCCCCATCCACGTGGACGCCGACGCACTGTTGAGCGAAGCCCAGCAGTTCACCGTGGACTTCAAGGACGTCCGCGGCCAGTACACCGCCAAGCGCGCCCTCGAGGTCGCCTGCGCCGGCGGGCACAACATTTTGATGATTGGCCCGCCCGGATCCGGCAAGACCATGCTCGCCAAGCGCATGCCGACCATCCTGCCGCCGCTGACCTTTGACGAAGCGCTGGAGACCACGAAAATTCATAGCGTCGCCGGCGTGCTCGACGCCAAGGCGGGCCTGGTCGGCACCCGCCCCTTTCGCGCGCCCCACCACACCATCTCGGACGCCGGCCTGATCGGCGGCGGGGTGGTGCCGCGCCCCGGCGAGGTCTCCCTCGCCCATCACGGTGTCCTGTTTCTGGACGAGCTGCCGGAGTTCCCGCGCAACGTGCTGGAGGTCATGCGCCAGCCGCTGGAAGACGGCACCGTCTGCATCGCGCGCGCTTCCATGTCGCTCACCTTTCCGGCGCGCTTCATGCTGGCCGCCGCCATGAACCCCTGCCCCTGCGGATACTTCAACGACCGCAGCCGCGAGTGCCACTGCACGCAGCCCATGATCCAGCGCTATGTCGCCAAGATCAGCGGCCCGCTGCTCGACCGCATCGATATCCACATCGACGTTCCGGCGGTGAACTACAAGGAACTGCGCAGCGCGGCCAGCCCGGAAACCTCGGCGCACATCCGCGAGCGCGTGGTGCGCGCCCGCGAGGTCCAACTCCGCCGCTTTGCCGCCGCCCGCCCGCGCATCTTCTGTAACGCGCAGATGCAAACCGGCCAGATCCGCACCCACTGCGAGCTCTCGCCCGACTGCGAGCGCCTGCTGGAGCGCGCCATCAACCAGCAGGGACTCAGCGCCCGCGCCCATGACCGCATCCTCAAGGTCGCCCGCACCATCGCCGATCTGGAGGGCGCCGCCCAGCTCGACTCCAAACACATTGCCGAGGCCATCCAGTACCGCACGCTTGACCGCAACTACTGGGCTTGA
- a CDS encoding type II toxin-antitoxin system RelE/ParE family toxin encodes MVRSIRHKGLKRLYEEGDPRGVVAEHAAKLRDILARLDAAGTVADMDLPGFRLHPLKGALKGFWAVTVRANWRVIFRFADGDALDVDYADYH; translated from the coding sequence ATGGTCCGGTCGATCCGCCACAAGGGGCTCAAACGCCTTTACGAGGAAGGCGACCCGCGCGGCGTCGTTGCCGAGCACGCCGCAAAGCTGCGAGACATTCTTGCGCGGCTCGATGCTGCCGGTACGGTTGCGGACATGGATTTGCCGGGGTTCCGGCTTCATCCACTCAAGGGCGCGTTAAAAGGCTTTTGGGCGGTGACTGTGCGCGCGAACTGGCGGGTGATCTTCCGCTTTGCCGACGGCGATGCACTGGACGTTGATTATGCCGATTACCACTGA
- a CDS encoding FAD-dependent oxidoreductase yields the protein MKTVFVVGAGPAGMFAAQKIALAGHQVVIFNRDIKHGGLAEYGIYLVKDKMKSGLRKQFAKVLSLPNVHYFGHVPVGTKQAITVDDLRAFHPDAIIFSVGAQGTKKLGLPGEDAKGVYSAKDFVYFYNSLPPFSSRDFSTGKKIAIVGMGNVMVDIARWVLLDDPNRTTEELTIVARRGPFEAKFDEKEIKYVEQNLHRDQLQAEMQRCAERVAAVGQDITKVDEIFTMLKKTDLPQVNPVMKFRFLCSPKEIVKGPDGRICKLIVTENNLVKKGEGTAAKATDQTTELDIDTMIFAIGDVHDPDFGLPMGPEGYSTKPVQGDERSLYQVADPQTGVEMEGHFVVGWARRASDGLVGIARHDAEVGATYVLNYLQGKPEKGTTPVETIENTLRARSVLAVNKAELALLVKAEEKEATARNLTYFKYSDDTSMLRAITREKNSTSAPAMAGAGD from the coding sequence ATGAAAACTGTATTCGTCGTTGGCGCGGGCCCGGCAGGAATGTTTGCGGCCCAGAAGATCGCCCTAGCCGGCCACCAGGTGGTCATCTTTAACCGTGACATCAAGCACGGCGGCCTGGCCGAGTACGGCATCTATCTGGTCAAGGACAAGATGAAGAGCGGCCTGCGCAAGCAGTTCGCCAAGGTGCTCTCCCTCCCCAACGTCCACTACTTCGGCCACGTGCCGGTCGGAACCAAGCAGGCGATCACGGTGGACGACCTGCGCGCCTTCCATCCCGACGCGATCATCTTCTCCGTCGGCGCCCAGGGCACCAAGAAACTCGGTCTTCCCGGCGAGGACGCCAAGGGCGTCTATTCCGCCAAGGACTTCGTGTACTTCTACAACTCGCTGCCGCCGTTCTCCAGCCGGGATTTCTCCACCGGCAAGAAGATCGCCATCGTCGGCATGGGCAACGTCATGGTGGACATCGCGCGCTGGGTCTTGCTGGACGATCCCAACCGCACGACCGAGGAACTCACCATCGTCGCCCGCCGCGGTCCCTTCGAGGCCAAGTTCGACGAAAAGGAAATCAAGTACGTCGAGCAGAACCTCCATCGCGATCAGCTGCAGGCGGAAATGCAGCGCTGCGCCGAGCGCGTCGCCGCCGTCGGCCAGGACATCACCAAGGTCGACGAAATCTTCACCATGCTCAAGAAGACCGACCTGCCCCAGGTCAACCCGGTGATGAAATTCCGCTTCCTGTGCTCGCCCAAGGAAATCGTCAAGGGTCCCGACGGCCGCATCTGCAAGCTGATCGTCACCGAGAACAATTTGGTCAAGAAGGGCGAGGGCACCGCCGCCAAAGCCACCGACCAGACCACCGAGCTCGACATTGACACCATGATCTTCGCCATCGGCGACGTGCACGATCCCGACTTCGGCCTGCCCATGGGTCCGGAGGGCTACAGCACCAAGCCGGTGCAGGGCGACGAGCGCTCGCTCTACCAGGTCGCCGATCCGCAGACCGGCGTCGAGATGGAAGGCCACTTCGTTGTCGGCTGGGCGCGCCGCGCCAGCGACGGCCTGGTCGGCATCGCGCGTCATGACGCCGAGGTCGGCGCCACCTACGTTCTGAATTACCTCCAGGGCAAGCCGGAGAAGGGAACCACGCCGGTGGAGACGATTGAGAACACCCTCCGCGCCCGCAGCGTCCTTGCGGTCAACAAAGCCGAGTTGGCCCTGCTCGTCAAGGCCGAGGAGAAGGAAGCGACGGCCCGCAATCTCACCTACTTCAAGTACTCCGACGACACCAGCATGCTGCGGGCGATCACGCGCGAAAAAAACTCGACGAGCGCCCCCGCCATGGCCGGCGCCGGCGACTAA
- a CDS encoding transposase, which produces MKPTRRISPPGTYFVTTSTQSGRAILQRDIIAELFVNTLYEYRSQHRFQLHAFVVMPEHVHLIITPAESLERAMQFIKGGFSFRLARQLGSQSEVWARGFTDHRIRDENDFVIHRNYIHLNPVRRHLVERPEQYRFSSAHGSYDLDSFPSAAKAAEQVSPDRHG; this is translated from the coding sequence TTGAAACCTACCCGCCGCATCTCGCCGCCGGGCACTTACTTCGTCACGACATCGACTCAATCCGGTCGAGCTATCCTGCAACGCGACATCATCGCCGAACTATTCGTCAACACCCTTTACGAATACCGTTCTCAACATCGATTTCAACTTCACGCGTTCGTCGTAATGCCGGAACATGTGCACTTGATCATCACCCCCGCCGAAAGCCTCGAGCGCGCCATGCAATTCATCAAGGGCGGTTTCTCGTTCAGACTAGCGCGGCAACTAGGTTCGCAATCGGAAGTATGGGCGCGTGGATTCACGGATCACCGTATTCGCGATGAGAATGATTTCGTTATTCATCGCAATTACATTCACCTCAATCCTGTTCGCCGACACCTGGTTGAGCGCCCGGAGCAATATCGCTTCTCTTCCGCACACGGTTCTTACGATCTCGATAGCTTTCCCTCGGCGGCTAAAGCCGCAGAACAGGTCAGCCCTGATCGGCACGGCTAA
- a CDS encoding PAS domain S-box protein: MTSTVDLKQDPVKEQSKKLQRLQQEESRLWRTALIFLTILAAGVGATSWQSLAGIPRHLEAIPLGTVVVAVLFAVYVTLKRKEIAELQGVLRGMQEREKTPPSEQQLNKLLEAVSNSQRNYRELIDSMEEMVLGLSLQGTIRTTNRAFTDLMGKAFADIAGHNLEEFLAEPTREQAENQVARFLQQRQWSGVLRVRFKHEAGVRYFDTVLHPIVAAGEVVGIGVLAKDITAARERETRFTELFETLQEGVYFTTPAGGLMDCNIALVRMLGYESKEELLQIPVPQLFVDSAERREQVRTLQQSAAIRCQEVRLRRKDGSVVICLDTARAICDDSGELVRLQGALFDITERRKVEDRLQQQEEFGRRLVESFPDLILALDKDGQYTFVSPRVREILGYEPEMFIGRNMISDQAPVAAMELQALFRELITGKEVFQTAEYGAQHRDGTWRALRATASPLFDAQGKLTGVVASVRDVTTVKQMEQQLIQTERLAAMGQMIDGFAHELNNPLTAILGAIELLEGTTPDSASSRKFELLKQQAKRAAEVVQNLLFFARPPAPGKAPLNLSDMVQRSLQLHEHSLRVNNIAVDFIGDPGLPDVVGDPHQIMQVFLNLIINAEQAVREIRPRGTVRVRLGRNGDRVWVSFQDDGPGISPELLPKIFDPFFTTKRPGRGTGLGLSVAMAILKKYDGTIEAQAAPGGGSVFTVTLPAVKTSNAKTLATAGRAGR, from the coding sequence ATGACGAGCACGGTAGACCTCAAGCAGGACCCGGTGAAAGAGCAGTCGAAAAAGCTGCAGCGGCTCCAGCAAGAAGAGAGCCGGCTGTGGCGTACGGCGCTGATCTTCCTGACCATCCTCGCGGCAGGTGTGGGAGCAACTTCCTGGCAGAGCCTGGCCGGCATCCCACGCCACTTGGAAGCCATCCCGCTGGGCACGGTGGTGGTGGCGGTGTTGTTCGCCGTCTACGTCACGCTGAAGCGCAAGGAAATCGCCGAACTCCAGGGCGTGCTCAGGGGCATGCAGGAGCGCGAAAAAACGCCGCCCAGCGAGCAACAACTCAACAAGCTGCTGGAGGCGGTCAGCAACTCGCAGCGCAATTACCGCGAACTGATCGACAGCATGGAAGAGATGGTGCTGGGATTGTCGCTGCAAGGGACCATCCGCACCACCAACCGCGCGTTCACCGATCTGATGGGCAAGGCGTTTGCGGACATCGCCGGGCATAACCTGGAAGAGTTCCTCGCCGAGCCGACGCGCGAGCAGGCGGAAAATCAGGTGGCGCGGTTCCTGCAGCAGCGGCAGTGGTCGGGCGTGCTGCGCGTGCGCTTCAAGCATGAAGCCGGCGTGCGCTACTTCGACACCGTGCTGCATCCCATTGTCGCCGCCGGCGAGGTGGTCGGAATCGGGGTGCTAGCCAAGGACATTACCGCGGCGCGGGAACGCGAGACGCGGTTTACCGAGTTGTTCGAGACCTTGCAGGAAGGCGTGTATTTCACCACGCCTGCCGGCGGGCTGATGGACTGCAACATCGCGCTGGTGCGCATGCTGGGGTACGAGAGCAAGGAAGAGTTGCTGCAAATCCCGGTGCCGCAGTTGTTCGTGGATTCGGCGGAACGCCGCGAACAGGTGAGAACCCTGCAACAGAGCGCGGCCATCCGCTGCCAGGAAGTGCGGCTGCGGCGCAAGGACGGCAGCGTCGTCATCTGCCTCGACACGGCGCGCGCCATCTGCGACGACAGCGGGGAGCTAGTGCGGCTGCAGGGCGCGCTCTTCGATATCACGGAGCGGCGCAAGGTGGAAGACCGGCTGCAGCAGCAGGAGGAATTCGGAAGGCGGCTGGTGGAGAGCTTCCCTGACCTGATCCTGGCGCTCGACAAGGACGGACAGTACACGTTCGTCAGCCCGCGGGTGCGCGAAATCCTGGGCTACGAACCGGAGATGTTCATTGGGCGCAACATGATCAGCGACCAGGCGCCGGTGGCGGCGATGGAGTTGCAAGCGCTGTTCCGCGAACTGATCACCGGCAAGGAAGTCTTCCAGACGGCCGAGTACGGAGCGCAACATCGCGATGGCACCTGGCGAGCGCTGCGCGCGACCGCCAGCCCGCTGTTCGACGCGCAGGGAAAGCTGACCGGAGTGGTGGCGTCGGTGCGCGATGTGACCACGGTGAAGCAGATGGAGCAGCAGTTGATCCAGACCGAGCGCCTGGCGGCGATGGGGCAGATGATTGACGGATTCGCGCACGAACTGAACAACCCGCTCACCGCCATCCTGGGCGCGATCGAATTGCTGGAGGGAACGACGCCCGACTCGGCCTCCAGCCGCAAGTTCGAACTGCTGAAGCAGCAGGCCAAGCGCGCGGCGGAGGTGGTGCAGAACCTGCTGTTCTTCGCGCGCCCGCCCGCGCCGGGCAAGGCGCCGCTCAATCTCAGCGACATGGTGCAGCGCTCGCTGCAACTGCACGAGCATTCGCTGCGGGTCAATAACATCGCGGTGGACTTCATCGGCGACCCGGGTCTGCCGGACGTGGTCGGCGACCCCCATCAAATCATGCAGGTGTTTTTGAACTTGATCATCAACGCGGAGCAGGCGGTCCGTGAAATCCGGCCGCGCGGCACCGTGCGCGTGCGGCTGGGAAGAAACGGCGACCGCGTGTGGGTCAGCTTCCAGGACGACGGTCCCGGCATCAGCCCCGAATTGCTGCCGAAAATCTTCGATCCGTTCTTCACCACCAAACGGCCGGGCCGCGGCACCGGACTCGGACTCAGCGTGGCCATGGCGATCCTGAAGAAATACGACGGCACGATCGAAGCGCAGGCCGCACCGGGCGGAGGCTCGGTGTTCACGGTCACTCTGCCGGCGGTGAAGACCTCGAATGCGAAGACGCTTGCGACCGCGGGACGCGCCGGGCGCTGA
- a CDS encoding acetyl-CoA C-acetyltransferase codes for MPSADDVVIIAGVRTPIGKFQGSLADLSAPKLGAIVVREVVKRANLDPASVDECIMGNVVSAGLGQNPARQAAIYGGLAPSVSAMTINKVCGSGLKSVALGAQAIQTGNSDIVVAGGMESMTNAPYLLPNARKGFRLGNVTMLDSMICDGLWDIYNDYHMGNTGENVAEKYHISREEQDEFAVNSHRRAVAAIKECRFQSQTVPVEVPGKKKGETVLFEKDEGPREDTTAEALRALKPAFKKDGTVTAGNAPSVNDGAAAVVVTSAKTAERLGAKPMARIVAQATSGLDPKWVMMAPVDAVRLLWKKTGWNKDEVGLYEINEAFSVAAIAVTRELGLNLDKVNVNGGAVALGHPIGASGARILVTLLYEMIRRDVKKGIAALCLGGGNAVGVAIER; via the coding sequence ATGCCTAGCGCAGACGATGTGGTGATCATCGCCGGAGTTCGCACTCCGATCGGAAAATTCCAGGGTTCGCTCGCCGATTTGTCAGCTCCCAAACTGGGCGCGATCGTGGTACGCGAAGTGGTCAAGCGCGCCAATCTCGATCCTGCCTCCGTGGACGAATGCATCATGGGCAACGTCGTCTCTGCCGGGCTGGGACAGAACCCGGCGCGCCAGGCGGCGATTTATGGCGGACTGGCGCCCTCGGTCAGCGCCATGACCATCAACAAGGTTTGCGGATCGGGACTGAAGTCGGTCGCGCTCGGGGCGCAGGCCATCCAGACCGGCAACAGCGACATCGTGGTGGCCGGCGGCATGGAGTCCATGACCAACGCGCCCTACCTGCTGCCCAACGCGCGCAAGGGCTTCCGCCTCGGCAATGTCACCATGCTCGACTCCATGATCTGCGACGGCCTGTGGGACATCTACAACGACTACCACATGGGCAATACCGGCGAGAACGTGGCCGAGAAATATCACATCTCACGCGAGGAGCAGGACGAGTTCGCGGTCAACTCGCATCGCAGGGCGGTGGCGGCGATCAAGGAGTGCCGCTTCCAATCGCAGACCGTCCCCGTCGAAGTGCCCGGTAAGAAGAAAGGCGAGACCGTGCTTTTCGAAAAGGACGAAGGCCCGCGCGAGGACACCACCGCCGAAGCGCTGCGCGCGCTCAAGCCCGCCTTCAAGAAGGATGGCACCGTGACCGCCGGCAACGCGCCCAGCGTCAACGACGGCGCGGCAGCCGTGGTGGTCACCAGCGCGAAAACGGCGGAGCGGCTCGGGGCCAAGCCGATGGCGCGCATCGTGGCGCAGGCCACCAGCGGCCTCGACCCCAAGTGGGTGATGATGGCGCCGGTGGATGCCGTCCGCCTGCTTTGGAAAAAGACCGGCTGGAACAAGGACGAAGTTGGCCTGTACGAGATCAACGAAGCGTTCTCCGTGGCTGCCATCGCAGTCACCCGCGAACTCGGCCTGAACCTGGACAAGGTGAACGTGAACGGCGGCGCGGTCGCGCTGGGGCATCCCATCGGGGCCAGCGGCGCGCGCATCCTGGTCACCCTGCTGTACGAGATGATCCGCCGCGACGTGAAGAAGGGAATCGCCGCGCTCTGTTTGGGCGGCGGCAACGCCGTCGGTGTGGCGATCGAGCGATAA
- the argF gene encoding ornithine carbamoyltransferase, protein MTPIAKDFLSIRDFTPFQIRELLDLAADIKASPKTYAESLKGKALAMIFEKPSLRTRVTFDVGIHQLGGFSVYLSPAEISLGKRESVHDIARNLERMVQGIMIRTFAHEIVERMAEYAAIPVINGLTDFSHPCQAMADYLTIREVKGRISGLKIAYVGDGNNVAHSLMFAGAQLGARVWIATPADYEPSAQAETWARERGAQTGATLTLTNDPVEAAFDADVIYTDVWASMGQEAEAEKRDRIFRPFQVNSELFANAKRDAIFLHCLPAHRGCEVTDEVMDSPNSVVFQQAENRLHVQKAIMLELMKGEVVLRPHRVVAEHPVHA, encoded by the coding sequence ATGACTCCTATTGCTAAGGATTTCCTCTCCATCCGCGATTTCACGCCCTTCCAAATTCGCGAACTCCTCGACCTTGCCGCCGACATCAAGGCCAGCCCGAAAACCTATGCGGAAAGTTTGAAGGGCAAGGCCCTGGCCATGATCTTCGAGAAGCCCTCACTGCGAACGCGAGTGACGTTTGATGTCGGCATCCATCAGCTCGGCGGTTTTTCCGTCTATCTATCGCCAGCGGAGATCAGCCTCGGCAAGCGCGAGTCGGTGCACGACATCGCCAGGAATCTCGAACGCATGGTGCAGGGCATCATGATCCGCACCTTTGCGCACGAGATCGTCGAGCGCATGGCCGAATACGCCGCCATTCCCGTCATCAACGGCCTCACCGACTTCAGCCATCCCTGCCAGGCCATGGCCGACTACCTCACCATCCGCGAAGTCAAAGGCCGCATCTCCGGCCTGAAGATCGCCTATGTCGGTGATGGCAACAATGTCGCGCATTCTTTGATGTTCGCCGGTGCGCAACTCGGCGCGCGCGTCTGGATCGCAACCCCTGCCGATTATGAACCCAGCGCCCAGGCGGAGACATGGGCGCGCGAGCGCGGCGCGCAGACCGGCGCCACCCTCACCCTGACCAACGATCCCGTCGAAGCCGCTTTTGATGCGGACGTTATCTACACCGACGTCTGGGCCAGCATGGGCCAGGAAGCCGAGGCCGAAAAACGTGACCGTATCTTCCGTCCGTTCCAGGTCAATTCCGAGCTGTTTGCCAACGCCAAGCGCGACGCCATCTTCCTCCACTGCCTGCCCGCGCATCGTGGCTGCGAGGTGACCGACGAGGTCATGGACTCGCCCAATTCCGTCGTCTTCCAGCAAGCCGAAAACCGGCTCCACGTCCAAAAGGCAATCATGCTGGAACTGATGAAGGGTGAAGTCGTCCTTCGCCCGCACAGAGTGGTTGCCGAACATCCGGTACACGCATAG
- a CDS encoding cyclic 2,3-diphosphoglycerate synthase — translation MKRVVILGAAGRDFHDFNTLFRNNPEYQVVAFTATQIPDIAGRRYPAELAGPLYPDGIPIVEEKELESLVADRAIDIVVFSYSDIAHSALMHVASRALAAGADFWLPGGRHTELKANVPVISVCAVRTGCGKSPVARRVLAELRNLGWNPVVVRHPMPYGDLARQAVQRFATLDDLQRNECTIEECEEYEPHLVHGTVVYAGVDYEAILRRAEKEADLVLWDGGNNDTPFFHSDLEIVVADPLRAGHEMSYFPGEVNLRRAQVVVINKVNTAPAPAVEIVRKNISLANPNATVIEAACRVSVDNPDAIKGKYVLVVEDGPTLTHGEMPYGAGVVASGQYWAAQRVDPRPHAVGSIRQTFEKYPHLHDLLPAMGYSEAQRHELEETINRTPCDVVVLATPVDLRRILHLNKPCVRVGYEVEELTKPNLADVLSDFTTQHQEQCAATAAH, via the coding sequence ATGAAGCGCGTTGTCATCCTCGGTGCAGCCGGCCGCGATTTTCACGATTTCAACACCCTGTTCCGCAACAATCCCGAGTACCAGGTGGTGGCTTTTACCGCCACCCAGATCCCCGACATCGCCGGACGCCGCTACCCGGCCGAACTTGCCGGGCCGCTCTATCCGGACGGCATTCCCATCGTGGAGGAAAAGGAACTCGAGTCCCTGGTCGCCGATCGCGCCATCGACATCGTGGTTTTTTCCTACAGCGACATCGCGCACAGCGCGCTCATGCACGTGGCATCGCGCGCGCTCGCTGCCGGCGCCGACTTCTGGCTGCCCGGCGGACGCCATACCGAGCTGAAGGCCAACGTTCCGGTCATCTCCGTCTGCGCCGTGCGCACCGGATGCGGCAAGAGTCCGGTGGCGCGCCGCGTTCTCGCCGAATTGCGCAACCTCGGCTGGAACCCCGTCGTCGTACGCCATCCCATGCCCTACGGCGACCTTGCCCGCCAGGCGGTGCAGCGCTTCGCCACCCTCGACGACCTGCAGCGCAACGAATGTACGATCGAAGAGTGTGAGGAATACGAGCCGCACCTGGTTCACGGCACCGTGGTGTATGCCGGCGTCGACTACGAGGCCATTCTCCGCCGCGCCGAGAAGGAAGCCGACCTGGTGCTTTGGGACGGCGGCAACAACGACACGCCCTTCTTCCACTCCGACCTCGAGATCGTGGTCGCTGACCCGCTTCGCGCCGGTCACGAAATGAGCTACTTTCCGGGCGAGGTCAATCTCCGCCGCGCCCAGGTCGTCGTCATCAACAAGGTCAACACCGCGCCGGCGCCGGCGGTGGAAATCGTCCGGAAGAACATTAGCCTCGCCAATCCCAACGCCACCGTCATTGAGGCCGCCTGCCGCGTCTCGGTGGACAATCCCGACGCCATCAAGGGCAAGTACGTGCTCGTCGTCGAGGACGGCCCCACCCTCACCCACGGCGAGATGCCCTATGGCGCGGGCGTCGTCGCCTCAGGCCAGTACTGGGCGGCGCAGCGCGTGGATCCGCGCCCGCACGCCGTCGGATCCATTCGCCAGACATTCGAAAAATATCCGCACCTGCACGACCTGCTGCCCGCCATGGGTTACAGCGAAGCGCAGCGGCACGAACTGGAGGAGACCATCAACCGTACGCCGTGCGACGTGGTGGTGCTGGCGACGCCCGTGGACCTGCGACGCATCCTGCACCTGAACAAGCCCTGCGTGCGCGTGGGATACGAGGTCGAAGAGCTTACCAAGCCGAACCTGGCGGATGTCCTTTCCGACTTCACCACCCAGCACCAGGAGCAGTGCGCCGCCACGGCGGCGCATTGA